The genome window TCAACCAGATCTTGAAAATCGAAACGTCGTTTTCTCCCGAAGAACTTTTAGAAGTCACGCTTCGGATCGAAAAGGAAATGGGAAGAGTTCGGGTGCAGGATAAGGGACCGAGAGAAATCGATATCGACATTCTTACCTACGACATAGTAACGATGCACACGAAAGGTCTGCATCTTCCGCATCATTCTCTGTTTACCCGTCCCTTTATCCGCGAGATTTTGGAAACGATGGGCGAAGGTTCGTTGTACGAACACTTTGCGGGAGGCGAATATGAAAAACGTACATAAGATCTTTTCTCCGGAAAAGAAAGGGAAAGAAAAAATTTCCGTCGTTACGTGTTATGATTTCAGTTTTGCGAGAATCCTAAACGAAACGGAAGTGGATTCGATTCTCGTGGGCGATTCTCTCGGAATGGTTTTCCAGGGCAATTCGAGCACGCTTCCGGTCACGCTGGAAGAGATGATTTATCATACGAAAGCCGTTCGTCGCGGGGCTCCCGAGAAATTTATTATCGCGGATCTACCTTTTTTAAGTTATCAGACCTCGATCGAAGAAGGAATCCGCTCCGCCGGGAAGGTGATGAAGGAAACCGATTGCGACGCCGTTAAAATAGAAGGCGGCTCGGATTTTATCTGTGAGTTAGTCGCCATTCTCAAGCAAATCGGCGTTCCTGTTATGGGACATCTCGGATTAACCCCGCAGAGCGTTCACGTATTCGGCGGTCATCGGATTCAGGGCAAAGGAGAAGAATCGAGTGCGAAACTTCTCCGCGAAGCTGTCGCACTTTCGGAAGCGGGAGCGTTCTCTATGGTTCTGGAATTGATCCCGGCCGATCTTGGAAAAAAGGTAAGCGAAGAAGTCGGGGTTCCGACCATCGGAATCGGAGCAGGGCCGGATTGCGATGGGCAAGTTCTCGTATTAAACGATCTTCTCGGGACGGATCCGAATTTCCAACCCAAGTTTTTGAAGAAGTTTTCCAATCTGCATTCGGTCGTAAAGGACGCGGTGGGAAATTATAACAAAGAAGTAAAATCCGGGGAGTTTCCGGGGAAAGATCACAGTTTCTGATGAATTCTTGACGATAATCGGAACAATAGAAGCTTGTAAACTAAGGGAGAATCTCCCGTTTGGAGTGAAGTGTGGACATAGTTGAGTTAGAAAAAGGCCATCCGGAAACGGAGAACAAAATCAAAGAACTGGCAAAAGAATGCGGGAATCAAACCGAAATCATCCGCGGTGCGGCGGTATCGGATACGATTCATTTCATAGGCGATACTCGCAAAATTTCCGAAAAAGAAGGCTATGTCAAAGAACTCCCGGGGGTCGCAAAAATCTGGAACGTGTCCATTCCCTATAAAAACATCGCAAAAACGGCAGCAGGAAAAAACGGAGAAGTGGTTCATAGAGCCACAAGAATCGTGGAAGTTAAAGGGCCGGACGGACTGGTTCGCAAGTTCGGAACGGGAAAACATATCTTCATCGTCGGACCCGATTCTCCGCAAACATACGAGCAGACGTTGACGATCGCAAAGCAGGCTGTTGAGCTCGGAAAGAAATACAACATTTTAGATAGAATCATTTTCCGCGGCGGGGCTTTCAAACCTCGCACTCGTCCGACCGACTGGAGAGGTTTAGGTTGGGAAGGAATAGCGATGATGGATAAGGTCAAGGCCGAAACCGGTCTTCCTTACGTGACCGAAGTGATGGATCATACCATGGCGGAAGAAGTCGCAAAACACGCGGATATGATTCAGATCGGAACTCGCAACGCGCAGGATTTTGAACTTCTCGAAGCCGTGGGAAGAACGGGAAAGCCTGTGATCTTAAAACGCGGTTTCGGAAACGAAGCGGTGGAATGGTTTTCCGCCGCCGAGTACATCGCTAATCAAGGAAATTTGAATATAGTTCTTTGTGAAAGAGGGGTCAAAACCCTTTTTATTAAGGAAGGCTACTGTAGAAACACTCCGGACTTGAACGTGATCACTCACGTAAAGAATCAGACGATTCTTCCGGTGATCTACGATCCTTCTCACGTTGCGGGAGACGATAAGATCGTGATCTCCAATCTTCTCGCTTCGTTGCCGTTCAATCCGGACGGTTCCATCACCGAAACTCTTCACGTCGAAGAATTCAGAAAGGAACAGATGTGCGACGCGGCTCAGGCTTTGCTTATGAGCATCTACGAAAAAGCGGTTCAATCGATTTTGAAATACGAGGAAGCGATTCGCCCGATTACGGACGACGTGGATTCTTATTTTGTGAAACGGAAATCGGGCAAGTAAGAAAGGCGGGGCGTGCCTCTGCGCTTATGATTCGATAGAATAGGATCGTTTTGAGCAACCGCGCAGAGTCGCGTGTCTACGGGCTCGCGGATTCCCGCTCGTTCTCTTCGAGAACGCTTCGCGCCCTTCGACCCGCTCACGCGGGGAAAGGGTCGGAATTACGGCGAACCTGTCGTTGGAACGGGCCGTCCTTGGCTTGGTTTAAAAATTTGTGGGAACTCCTGCAAGTCTGAAACCTTCGAATTAGATTTTGAGTACAGGACGTGTGGGAACTCTTACATTCTTCGCTTCTAACTGAGTTTGCATGTGAAACTATTGTAGGAACTCCTGCGAACTTTTTTCCTACGATTGGTTTTTAGATCAAACAAGTGTAGGAACTCATACGGATTCAAGAATCACAGTCGGACAAAGAGTCGCAAAAATCGAATAACCTAACGAACCGGAGTTTTGTTTTCGCCAACCGGAGCCTTTTTTGTCGCCGTAGCAGGCTTCGCATCTTTCAATCTCTTGATATACCAATGCATCATATTCTGGCCGTTGTCTTCCCAGGCAAATTCGCTGAAATGAGAAAACGCCCGTTCGGAGGCGCAATAGGTCTGCGGAGAAAACAACTGCGGACGTTTTGCAATCGTTTCCGCGAGATTCTTTTCCATTTTCGTCGAGTTTCCGCAAACGGAATGGTGATACCGATCATGAACCGAAGAATCGCTTGGAATCGTATTCAGGTCCAAATCCTTCGCGTTGGCGTTCGTCAACAAACTGAGAATCCGTTCGTATTCGTTGGGTTTGTTTTCTTGAAGAATCTTTACCGCTTCCAGATGAATGTTCTTTCCCTCTTTGTCGAAGAGATTTACGTTCGCGCCTTTGGAAATCAAATATTCCGTAATATCGACTCTACCCCGAAGAATCGCCTTTTTTAAAGGAGAATCTCCGTGGATATCCAAAATGTTCGGATCGGCTCCGTATCCGATTAACGTTTTCGTAATATTCAAATCGGTCGAATAGATGAGCGCGGTATCGCGTCCGATGGGAACGTTTCCTCCGTAAGGAACGGGTTTGAAACATTCGTAGTTGCGGACGTTCGGATCGGAACCGCTGGAAAGTAAAAGTTCGATGAAATCGGGATTGCCGTTCATCACGGCAACGCTCAAAGCGTTGTAACATTCTCCGATTGCGTTTACGTTTTCTCCCTGTCGAAGTAAAGATCGCGCTTCTTCTAAATTTCTTTCTTTAATCGCTCGAATGAGTTTTGTGTCATGGCTGCAATCGCAGAGAAGGAGCGCGATTAAAACGAAGAAGGCGAAATTCTTCATGGATTCTTTTTTTTAAATCGAAAAGAAATTCTATTGAATCCCGAATTTCTTTTTGAGTTCGTTTTTTGTTTGTTCCCAAAGCGCGGGAGTTTTCAAACTCAGAGCGTACGAAGAATTCGAATCCGCAGTTTTCAGAAGCTGTTCCGCTTCGGTGACTAACGCCCTCAAATCTTCCAAGCCAAAGTTAGCGGAAACTCCTTTGGTCTGATGAAGCTCCGCTTGAAGGTCCGCATCTTTTTTTTCCTCGGTAAAACGAACGATGTTTTTGACTCGAACTTCCATATTTGTGAGGAGAGATTCCACCATTTCTTTTAACCATGCGGCTTCTTCCTCATCGTCTCCCTGTTTCAGAGAATCCAGTCTGTTCCAGTCCACAAGCATGTCGCGACCTCGCTCCAAATTTATTTTTTTCGGGTAAAGAAATGCAATTTTTCAACGAAGTTTACGCTTGTTCAAGAAATCTTTAAAAGCTTGAATAAAAAAGCCGAGTCGATTTTTGTATTTTAGAACCGAAGTGAGGTCTAAATGAAAATACATCCGACTGCGATTATCGACCCGAGAGCCGAATTGCACGAATCCGTCGAGGTCGGTCCTTATTCCATTATCGAAGGACACGTTTCCATTCAAGAAGGAACGATCATCGAAAACCACGTGAAAATTTGCGCGGGTTCCGAGATCGGAAAATTCAATCGTTTTCACCAAGGCGCCGTTATCGGTGTAATGCCTCAGGATCTGGGATTTAATCAGCAATTATTGACTAAGACGATCATCGGCGATAATAATATTTTTCGAGAATACTCCAACATCCATAAGGGAACCAAAGAGGATTCTCCCACCGTAATCGGTAATAAAAATTATTTCATGGGAAATTCTCACGTCGGCCACGATTGTATTCTCGGAAACAATAACATTCTGACGCACGGTTGCGTGCTTGCGGGTCACGTGACTCTGGGAAGTTTTGCGTTTATCTCCGGTTTGGCGGCTGTGCATCAGTTCTGTTTTGTGGGTGACTACGCGATGGTGGCCGGTCTTGCAAAGGTCGTTCAGGACGTTCCTCCTTATTCCACCGTCGACGGAAACCCGAGCACGGTCGTTGGTTTGAACAGCGTGGGCATGAAACGTGCGGGGTTTTCTCCCGATGTTCGGAACGCGATCAAACACGCGTATAAAATCATCTATCATTCCGGTTTTACCACGAGAAAGGCTTTGGACGAACTCGAAGCTTCCGGAAATCTAATCGACCAAGTTAAGTATATTATAAAATTCTTTAGGGATAGCGATCGGGGAGTAACGGACCACAGGTGAGAATTCTTGTCACAGGCGGCGCCGGTTATATCGGCAGCCACGTAGTAGCCCAGCTTCTTGAAAAGAAATACGATCTGTTGATCGTGGATAATCTCGAAAAGGGAAATAAGGCCAATTTATTTCCCGGAGTCGAATTGATTCAGGGCAATATCCAGGACGATTCCATTCTGGAAAAGGCGTTTGCAAAACCGATCGACGCCGTATTTCATTTTGCCGCCTGGAAAGCCGCGGGTGAATCGATGACCGATCCTTCCAAATACGCGTTGAACAACATCAACGGTACGATCAAACTTCTTACGTTCATGGAGAAGGCCGGAACGAAGAAGTTTATTTTTTCTTCCTCCGCAGCGGTTTACGGTTCTCCGAAATATCTTCCGGTAGACGAAAAACATCCTCTTCATCCCGAAAACTATTACGGTTATACAAAACTCGCGATAGAAGAAAATCTAAAGTGGTTCGAAACTCTCAAAGGTTTCCGTTTTGCCGCATTACGTTATTTTAATGCCGCCGGTTATGATCCTAAGGGAAGAGTGCGCGGTTTGGAAAGGACTCCGGCCAATCTTTTGCCGATCATTATGGAAGCCGCGGTCGGCATGAGAAAGGACTTCGAAGTTTTCGGAACGGATTACGAAACACCGGACGGAAGCTGCGTGCGCGATTACATTCACGTAAGCGATTTAGCAAAAGCTCATGTATTGAGTCTCGAATATCTCGATTCCGAAAAAAAATCGCTGACCGTAAATTTGGGTTCCGAAACGGGATATTCGGTTTTGGAGGTCATTCGTCTTGCGGAGGAAGTGGTCGGAAAACCGATTCCTCATAAGATTTCAGGGAGAAGGGCGGGCGATCCTGCAAAACTATTGGCTTCTTCCGCTATGGCTCGCGAACTACTTCAGTGGAAGCCGGAATTCAGCGAAGCGAAAACCCTTCTCAAAACGATGTGGGACGTTTATCAGAACCCCGCATAACGGATTTCGCATAACGCGAAATCTTATGACGCAGGCGCATAATCTCGTTAACGGATCGATCCGCATTCCGGATTTACGGAAGTCACGTATTCCAAGGGAAGATTCTCCAAAAATTCTCCGCCTGAGAATTTTCCTTTGAACTGGATCTTTCCCTCTTTGAATAAACGAACCCAGTCGTTCTGAAGTCGGTTTGCAACGGGCGCATACGACCAGTGCCATTTTTCTTCGTTGTATCCTTTGTTTCCGCGGGAAGCTTTCGGAGAATAAGGTTGGCAGAATCCGAAACGTTTCGCGTTTTTCGTCATCCAAAGATAGAATTTTTCGCCGCGTCCGCCTTTTTCAAAATAAGAATTTTCTAATGCGTTTAGATCGATATCCGTTCCCCAATGATGTCTGGAAGTTCCCGGAGCGCTGGAGAATTCCAGGATCAGCGAGACGATTTCCTGCGGTGTTTTTCCTTTAACGGGTTCGCGCATTTTCCGTTTGCCGGAATACTTTTCTTCCCAGATTCCTTTTTGATCCTTAAACGAACGGAACGCGGAAACGATAAAAGGCTTCTGTCTTTCTTCAGGATTTTCTCTCTGATACGCTTGAAAGAGTTCCAGCAGTTTTTCCAAAACGTCTTTTCTAAGATAATGAACTCGAAATTCTCCCGGATTGGAATAAGCGGTTAAGACCGCTTCCTGTTTAAAATCGCCGAGTACATACGAGTCGTTCGAAACGTTTCCCGTCTGAGCCAACAATGCGTTTTGCAAAAAGAAAACCGTAAGGATGGAGAATAGAATTTTCATACCTGGTTGTCAGGATGCAGAATTCAAAGTCTCTTGCAATGGGTTTTTGCCGCGGATTTCGGGCAAATTTCGATCCGAAAAATTAGATACGATTCTTTGTCGCGGGTTTATAATTAGGATTGAAATATTCCTGATTTCGATAGAGTAGGCGAATTCACTTTTCGGAATGTGCGTCTTTGAATGAAAAGAAACTATGCGCGTACGCCGGGATGTGGATTTTAGTAAAAAAATTTGAGGGAGATCTTTCCAATGAAAAAGTGGTTCATCACTTCCCTGATTCCTTTTCTGTTGCTCACAAACTGTTACCTTTTCGATACGATCGGACTTTCCATTCCGGATACCGTTTCCGGAACCGAAGCTAAAAATCAAATCCTGACCAGCGCTTTGATCGGCGCGATCGCTTCTCCGGACAACACTGCGATCATTGCCGTGATTTCTCCGCAGCTTGCGAAAGTCGACGAAGGTCGTTATTATAAAAAAGCGGATGTGGACGATTGCGCGAATTCCGCGCTAATCATCAACATCGCTACGATCGATATCGGCGGTTTTACTTGTAACTTGGAACCGAGAGAATACGTTCTCTGGTACGTTTACTAATCGTAGGAATCTGCGGCCGGGCGGACTTCGGTTCGCCTTTCGTCGCAAAATTCGATTTTCATTAAAGGTGAACGTATTAAAATTTTACGAACCGGATGAGAACGTATAAGGTTTCGGCTTCGATTCTTAAATGAATTGCCGATCGAAGTCAAGCGCACATAACGTTTCGATTTCGATGTTTAAAAAACAGTGAATAAAAAAACGTAAAATTCGGGAACGTCACGTCAATTTGAAAACAACAATCTTCCTTCGCTGAATCTTCCCCGAATCTCTTCCTTTTCCAAATCTCCCGGATTTCCGAACAACGCGGCGTCTTCTCTCGTAAGTTCGATCAACTTAGAATCCTCTCTTAAATCGGCGATTCTGAAATCGGGAAGACCGCTCTGACGAACTCCCATCAATTCTCCAGGGCCTCTGAGTTGAAGATCGATTTCGGATAACGCGAATCCGTCCGAAAGATTCACCATCGCGTCGAGTCTGACCTTTGCATCTTCCGTGACTTTCGAATCGGTCATCAGAATGCAAAAACTTTCCTGATCTCCTCGACCGACTCGTCCGCGCAGCTGATGAAGCTGGGAAATCCCGAAACGATCCGCGTGTTCTATCACCATCACGGTCGCATTGGGAACGTCGATTCCGACCTCGATCACCGTTGTCGATACGAGGATCTGAATTCTGTTTTTGGAAAATTCCTTCATCACACGGTCTTTCTCTTCCGTTTCCATTTTTCCGTGAACGAGGCCGACTTCGAAATCGGGGAAGATTTCGTGTTTTAATTGTTCATACGCTTCGATGCAGGATTTGAGATCCACCTTTTCCGATTCTTCCACGAGAGGATAGACGATATAACACTGTCTTCCGGAGGAAACGTATTTGCGTATGGATTTGTAAACGCCTTCTCTTCGATCTTCTTGAAACCATTTCGTCTGGATCGGAATTCTTCCTTTGGGTTTGGATTTGATCGTCAAAAGATCCAAATCACCGTAAAGAGTTAAACAAAGAGTTCTCGGAATCGGCGTCGCGGTCATAGCGAGAATGTCCGGATTTTTTCCTTTGGAACGGAGCGTTTCCCTTTGATCCACTCCGAATTTGTGTTGTTCGTCTATGATTACGAGACCGAGTTCGGAAAATATCACGTCTTCCTGAAAGACGCTGTGGGTTCCAATGACGAATAACGCGTCTCCTTTTTTGATGCGGTAGAGTTTTTCATATCGGTTCTTTTTCGGTTCCTTTCCCACGAGAAGTTCGATTCCCAAAAAAGGCATGTTCCCCAAAAAGGAAAGAATCGTTTGATAGTGTTGTCTCGCGAGAATTTCCGTCGGCGCGACCATACAAACCTGGATCTGATTGTCCATATAACGCAGAGCCGTCAAAAGAGCGACTAACGTCTTTCCCGATCCCACGTCGCCCTGCAGAAGAACCGCAATCGGCCGATCTTTTTTCGTGAGATCGTTGATTTTTTCCAAAGCGGAATTCTGATCCTCCGTGAGTTGAAACGGAAGATTTTTTCGAACGGTTTCCGCGGTTTCCGATTTCGGCAAAGGCCAGAGAACGCGCTTGATCTTTTCCCGTTCCTTCTTTTTGTGTTCGATCAAAAGATTGAAGTAAAACAGTTCCTCGTATTTGAGTCTGTATTTGGCGTTATCCAGAGAAACCTCGTCGGTCGGAAAATGGATTTCGCGAAACGCTTCTTCTCGTTGAATCAGTTCTCTTCGCTGAACGATTTCTTTGGGAAGAATTTCGGGAATTTTTCCCTTTAACGTCTCCAAGGCGGAGTAAAGGATTTTGCGAAAACCGCGAGAATCGAGTCCTTCCGATTTCAACGCTTCTCCGGAAGGATACAAAGGAATGATTCGTCCCGCGTGAATCATTTCGGGAAGTTCGGCCAATTCTTCCTCCGGTTCCTGTGTTTCCTTTTTTTTGGAACTCGTCGCCGTTACATTGTATGTCGGTTTGATCGCGCTCGTGAGAATTTCGTAATCGGGATGAATGAGTTGAAATCCGCGGAAGTATTCGAGCTTGCCCGTGGCGACTAACGTGGTTCCCGGTTGGAAGATTTTCTGAAAGAAATTCACTCCGCGAAAGAATACGATAGAAATTCTTTCGTTGTTTCTCGTTTTGGCGCCGACTACGAGTCTCGACTTTTTTCCGTGCGCGAGATACGAGTCCACGACTTCTACGACGAGGGTTACGGTTTCTCCCGTTTTTAAAAGGACGTTGTCCGTAAGATTGCGGTCCAAATATCTTCTCGGAAAAAAGTTGAGAAGATCCTGAAAGGTATGAATGCCGATGGATGCGAGAGCCGCAGCCTTGGCCGGGCCCACTCCTTTGATGAGGGTAACGGGCGAAAGAAGTCCGCTGTTCCCGTTCGTATTTTCCGTTTTAGAGACCGAGTTCTTCATCGTTGATTGGCGTGGGCGTATCGGTAGTCTGTGCGACGTTAGACGGAGAATTCTGATTCTCCGTTAAGGATTCTTCTCCTAAACCGAGATAACAATATCTGCATCCGTAAATTCTCGCGTGGCGTTTTATACCGGGAGAAGGAGGTTCAGCAATCACGGCATATAAATATTCCGTTTTTTGCAAGTATTTTCCGCAGACCGGGCAGATCCTCGGCTTCGGAAGATTCGGGTCCCAATTTTTCCCGTAGACTTTTTTCGGATCCCCGTATTCTTTCGAAACTCCGTTCGCGGCGTCCCTTTTTTTTTCGGCGCGATCGATTCGTTTCGTGTCGACGGAGTAAAGAAGATGAAAGAAAACCGCGGCCACTCCCAAACAGAGCATCACGGTCAAAAAGCCTGTCATTGTTTTAGATAATCCTTGATTTTAGCCGCCATCGTCGATGGAAGTCCGATGCCTTTATCCTGGAGTCGATGGGAATATTTATGAAACGAATACGTGTGCTGCGAGGTTTGAACGATCCCGTCGAAACATCCTTCGATCGATTCTTCCAAGGATTTGCTCAACGGGATGTTGGAAGCGATCTGTTGTTCGTATTTTCTCAAGAGCTTTCTGTTGACTCCTCTGCAGATCGATCGGTAAAAACAGAATCGAATCACCATTTCAGATTCGGCATGTCCGTTTAAAATATCCCGTTCCAGTTGATTCAGATTGATGCAATCCACGATTTCGAGTTTATACGCGTCCTTACTGTGTTCGTATGTGACGAGGTTCATAAACAAGTGTTTGAATAGGGAGATCTTATAACAATCCTCCATCCCGCACTCGCCCATTTTCGAATTTTCGCATTGAGTGTACATCACAATATCAGTGTCGGATTCCGCGGTCGCCTGACCGAAATTAAGCGAACCTAATATATCGAACGCGACGACGTCTCCTCCGAAGTTGATGAGCTTGGAGAATTTTTTAAAATCTTCGATTCTTTCTCTGGAAATTTTCGTTTCGTGGGACCGGAAATATCTTTTTAACCCGGTGAACTTTTGAATGGTGGGATTGTTTTTGAAACCTGAGATCGTCATTGTTAGATTCTCACAAAATCTTCTGCCGACACCTCCGAATCCTGGCTTACGAACGTCACGCAGGGAACGTTTCCTCTGCAATCTACGTTCATTAAGAGGCGAATTTTGTGGTCCACCAGTCTATTCAATTTTACGGTTTCTACAAGCCCATTTTCTAAAAATATTTCCGAGAAGAATCCTCCGGGTTGAAATCCGAAGACCGAATCCACCGCTCCGAAGTTGGAAGGATTTAAGAATACTGTTTTCCCTTTTTTGATTATTCCTTGGTCTTCGTGAACGTGTCCTGAAACTACGAGAGCCGGATGATAATCGTCCAAGTATCTCCGAATTCCCTGAGAACCCACGTTTCCGTAGTTCGGAATCTTATCCAAAAAACCGTAAGGGGGATTGTGAATCACGACGATGTCCGGTTGTTCTTCC of Leptospira sanjuanensis contains these proteins:
- the folK gene encoding 2-amino-4-hydroxy-6-hydroxymethyldihydropteridine diphosphokinase, whose amino-acid sequence is MKEAFLSLGSNLGNRAEFLKIAVRKLKNTIGIEVIKESEPLNTVALEVTDQPDFLNQILKIETSFSPEELLEVTLRIEKEMGRVRVQDKGPREIDIDILTYDIVTMHTKGLHLPHHSLFTRPFIREILETMGEGSLYEHFAGGEYEKRT
- the panB gene encoding 3-methyl-2-oxobutanoate hydroxymethyltransferase produces the protein MKNVHKIFSPEKKGKEKISVVTCYDFSFARILNETEVDSILVGDSLGMVFQGNSSTLPVTLEEMIYHTKAVRRGAPEKFIIADLPFLSYQTSIEEGIRSAGKVMKETDCDAVKIEGGSDFICELVAILKQIGVPVMGHLGLTPQSVHVFGGHRIQGKGEESSAKLLREAVALSEAGAFSMVLELIPADLGKKVSEEVGVPTIGIGAGPDCDGQVLVLNDLLGTDPNFQPKFLKKFSNLHSVVKDAVGNYNKEVKSGEFPGKDHSF
- a CDS encoding N-acetylneuraminate synthase family protein, which gives rise to MDIVELEKGHPETENKIKELAKECGNQTEIIRGAAVSDTIHFIGDTRKISEKEGYVKELPGVAKIWNVSIPYKNIAKTAAGKNGEVVHRATRIVEVKGPDGLVRKFGTGKHIFIVGPDSPQTYEQTLTIAKQAVELGKKYNILDRIIFRGGAFKPRTRPTDWRGLGWEGIAMMDKVKAETGLPYVTEVMDHTMAEEVAKHADMIQIGTRNAQDFELLEAVGRTGKPVILKRGFGNEAVEWFSAAEYIANQGNLNIVLCERGVKTLFIKEGYCRNTPDLNVITHVKNQTILPVIYDPSHVAGDDKIVISNLLASLPFNPDGSITETLHVEEFRKEQMCDAAQALLMSIYEKAVQSILKYEEAIRPITDDVDSYFVKRKSGK
- a CDS encoding ankyrin repeat domain-containing protein, with amino-acid sequence MKNFAFFVLIALLLCDCSHDTKLIRAIKERNLEEARSLLRQGENVNAIGECYNALSVAVMNGNPDFIELLLSSGSDPNVRNYECFKPVPYGGNVPIGRDTALIYSTDLNITKTLIGYGADPNILDIHGDSPLKKAILRGRVDITEYLISKGANVNLFDKEGKNIHLEAVKILQENKPNEYERILSLLTNANAKDLDLNTIPSDSSVHDRYHHSVCGNSTKMEKNLAETIAKRPQLFSPQTYCASERAFSHFSEFAWEDNGQNMMHWYIKRLKDAKPATATKKAPVGENKTPVR
- a CDS encoding Hpt domain-containing protein; amino-acid sequence: MLVDWNRLDSLKQGDDEEEAAWLKEMVESLLTNMEVRVKNIVRFTEEKKDADLQAELHQTKGVSANFGLEDLRALVTEAEQLLKTADSNSSYALSLKTPALWEQTKNELKKKFGIQ
- the lpxA gene encoding acyl-ACP--UDP-N-acetylglucosamine O-acyltransferase yields the protein MKIHPTAIIDPRAELHESVEVGPYSIIEGHVSIQEGTIIENHVKICAGSEIGKFNRFHQGAVIGVMPQDLGFNQQLLTKTIIGDNNIFREYSNIHKGTKEDSPTVIGNKNYFMGNSHVGHDCILGNNNILTHGCVLAGHVTLGSFAFISGLAAVHQFCFVGDYAMVAGLAKVVQDVPPYSTVDGNPSTVVGLNSVGMKRAGFSPDVRNAIKHAYKIIYHSGFTTRKALDELEASGNLIDQVKYIIKFFRDSDRGVTDHR
- the galE gene encoding UDP-glucose 4-epimerase GalE; translation: MRILVTGGAGYIGSHVVAQLLEKKYDLLIVDNLEKGNKANLFPGVELIQGNIQDDSILEKAFAKPIDAVFHFAAWKAAGESMTDPSKYALNNINGTIKLLTFMEKAGTKKFIFSSSAAVYGSPKYLPVDEKHPLHPENYYGYTKLAIEENLKWFETLKGFRFAALRYFNAAGYDPKGRVRGLERTPANLLPIIMEAAVGMRKDFEVFGTDYETPDGSCVRDYIHVSDLAKAHVLSLEYLDSEKKSLTVNLGSETGYSVLEVIRLAEEVVGKPIPHKISGRRAGDPAKLLASSAMARELLQWKPEFSEAKTLLKTMWDVYQNPA
- a CDS encoding M15 family metallopeptidase; the protein is MKILFSILTVFFLQNALLAQTGNVSNDSYVLGDFKQEAVLTAYSNPGEFRVHYLRKDVLEKLLELFQAYQRENPEERQKPFIVSAFRSFKDQKGIWEEKYSGKRKMREPVKGKTPQEIVSLILEFSSAPGTSRHHWGTDIDLNALENSYFEKGGRGEKFYLWMTKNAKRFGFCQPYSPKASRGNKGYNEEKWHWSYAPVANRLQNDWVRLFKEGKIQFKGKFSGGEFLENLPLEYVTSVNPECGSIR
- a CDS encoding TIGR04452 family lipoprotein, giving the protein MKKWFITSLIPFLLLTNCYLFDTIGLSIPDTVSGTEAKNQILTSALIGAIASPDNTAIIAVISPQLAKVDEGRYYKKADVDDCANSALIINIATIDIGGFTCNLEPREYVLWYVY
- the recG gene encoding ATP-dependent DNA helicase RecG — protein: MKNSVSKTENTNGNSGLLSPVTLIKGVGPAKAAALASIGIHTFQDLLNFFPRRYLDRNLTDNVLLKTGETVTLVVEVVDSYLAHGKKSRLVVGAKTRNNERISIVFFRGVNFFQKIFQPGTTLVATGKLEYFRGFQLIHPDYEILTSAIKPTYNVTATSSKKKETQEPEEELAELPEMIHAGRIIPLYPSGEALKSEGLDSRGFRKILYSALETLKGKIPEILPKEIVQRRELIQREEAFREIHFPTDEVSLDNAKYRLKYEELFYFNLLIEHKKKEREKIKRVLWPLPKSETAETVRKNLPFQLTEDQNSALEKINDLTKKDRPIAVLLQGDVGSGKTLVALLTALRYMDNQIQVCMVAPTEILARQHYQTILSFLGNMPFLGIELLVGKEPKKNRYEKLYRIKKGDALFVIGTHSVFQEDVIFSELGLVIIDEQHKFGVDQRETLRSKGKNPDILAMTATPIPRTLCLTLYGDLDLLTIKSKPKGRIPIQTKWFQEDRREGVYKSIRKYVSSGRQCYIVYPLVEESEKVDLKSCIEAYEQLKHEIFPDFEVGLVHGKMETEEKDRVMKEFSKNRIQILVSTTVIEVGIDVPNATVMVIEHADRFGISQLHQLRGRVGRGDQESFCILMTDSKVTEDAKVRLDAMVNLSDGFALSEIDLQLRGPGELMGVRQSGLPDFRIADLREDSKLIELTREDAALFGNPGDLEKEEIRGRFSEGRLLFSN